The following coding sequences lie in one Corynebacterium anserum genomic window:
- the mraY gene encoding phospho-N-acetylmuramoyl-pentapeptide-transferase, which translates to MMQIFIAGFTAFLVAVFLTPVLIRKFSAEGLGQEIREDGPQSHLKKRGTPTMGGIAILSGILVGYLIAAVVGLVTTGAGPGASGWLVLGLTLALGGVGFADDYIKLVMGRNLGLNARVKLLCQLVVAIVFGMLVLQFPDHNGLTPASTQLSFIRDISTFNIAIGGAVIGTFLFLLFIYIVISAWSNAVNLTDGLDGLASGVTAVVMASYVLITFWQFRNSCAHGAAVGCYSVRDPLDLAILASAALGACLGFLWWNASPAKIFMGDTGSLALGGLVAGLSITTHTELLMIIIGGIFVAEAASVVIQVVSFKSTGKRVFRMAPVHHHFENGGWAETTVVVRFWLIAALLAMSGFGLFYGQWLTVTGF; encoded by the coding sequence ATGATGCAGATTTTCATCGCCGGGTTCACTGCGTTCCTGGTCGCGGTGTTCCTCACTCCGGTGTTGATCCGCAAGTTCTCTGCCGAAGGCCTGGGACAAGAGATTCGGGAGGATGGACCGCAGTCCCACCTAAAAAAGCGCGGAACTCCTACCATGGGCGGTATCGCCATTTTGTCCGGGATCCTCGTGGGTTATTTAATTGCGGCCGTGGTTGGGCTGGTTACCACTGGCGCTGGCCCGGGAGCATCCGGCTGGCTAGTGCTGGGGTTGACGCTCGCGCTGGGCGGCGTGGGATTTGCTGACGACTACATCAAGTTGGTTATGGGTCGTAACCTTGGTTTGAATGCCCGGGTCAAATTGCTGTGCCAACTGGTCGTCGCCATCGTGTTCGGCATGCTGGTTCTTCAGTTCCCCGATCACAACGGACTGACCCCGGCCTCGACCCAGTTGTCTTTCATCCGCGATATTTCCACTTTTAACATCGCTATAGGTGGTGCTGTTATCGGAACATTTTTGTTCCTCTTGTTTATTTACATCGTCATTTCTGCCTGGTCTAATGCCGTTAACCTAACCGATGGCCTCGATGGCCTGGCGTCCGGTGTGACTGCTGTGGTGATGGCCTCCTACGTGCTCATTACTTTCTGGCAGTTCCGCAACTCTTGTGCTCACGGAGCAGCGGTGGGTTGCTATTCGGTACGCGACCCTCTGGATTTGGCCATCTTAGCTTCTGCAGCTTTGGGTGCGTGCCTGGGCTTTTTATGGTGGAACGCCTCTCCAGCGAAAATCTTCATGGGCGATACTGGATCTCTTGCCCTGGGAGGTTTGGTCGCTGGTCTGTCGATCACCACCCACACGGAGCTGTTGATGATCATCATTGGTGGCATCTTCGTGGCAGAGGCCGCATCCGTGGTCATTCAGGTGGTGTCTTTCAAGTCCACCGGTAAGCGCGTGTTCCGTATGGCACCGGTGCATCACCACTTTGAAAATGGTGGATGGGCGGAAACCACGGTCGTTGTTCGGTTCTGGCTGATCGCGGCGCTTCTCGCCATGAGCGGCTTTGGCCTATTTTATGGACAGTGGCTTACCGTTACTGGCTTTTAG
- the murD gene encoding UDP-N-acetylmuramoyl-L-alanine--D-glutamate ligase, producing the protein MRSRPVLVAGAGVAGRGVVSMLHELGAEITVADDHVTAENAPDPSASYITVEQAVRRVTGDEPPALVITSPGWRPDSPLLVSAHEFGVPVIGDIEAAWLADQAGAFGPTRRWMAITGTNGKTTTTAMLTAMFVADGQAAVAVGNIGTPPGVALTTEAAGNPRVDVLVAEVSSFQLHWAPSFRPDVGCLLNLAEDHLDWHGSFENYADDKARVLRAGTAVIPAQEPEVWRTIERLHRAPAQSSPLWDCAYAFSTTSELGEMASIDKKNIGLENTVTVIDGWIVESDASGKQKVLASAEGISPPGPAGVADAAAAAAMARSAGVDAESIATALKNFTVQAHRGQIVYSSEGITWIDNSKATNPHAAAAALRGQSNVVWVAGGQLKGASVTELIEEVKDSLKAVVVLGVDRKVIAEAMDTIAPNVDVAVVDSTDPHEAMERVVRAARQYADDGDSVILAPAAASLDMYTGMSQRGDLFAEYAMKGN; encoded by the coding sequence ATGCGTTCGCGCCCTGTACTGGTAGCAGGTGCAGGAGTGGCCGGACGTGGCGTCGTGAGTATGCTCCATGAGCTCGGCGCTGAAATAACCGTCGCTGACGATCATGTCACCGCCGAAAATGCACCCGATCCGAGTGCCTCATACATCACGGTTGAACAGGCCGTTCGCCGGGTGACGGGTGATGAACCTCCAGCGCTTGTGATCACCTCCCCTGGATGGAGGCCAGATTCCCCGCTGTTGGTCAGTGCACATGAATTCGGGGTGCCTGTCATCGGTGATATCGAAGCAGCATGGCTCGCGGACCAAGCTGGGGCCTTTGGGCCGACGCGTCGCTGGATGGCTATCACAGGTACCAATGGGAAGACCACAACAACTGCCATGTTGACTGCAATGTTCGTCGCTGATGGTCAGGCGGCGGTTGCAGTCGGCAATATCGGCACTCCACCCGGGGTGGCTCTCACAACGGAGGCGGCTGGTAACCCAAGGGTTGATGTGCTGGTGGCTGAAGTATCCAGTTTTCAGCTTCACTGGGCACCGAGCTTCCGTCCTGATGTCGGTTGTCTTTTGAATCTCGCGGAAGACCATTTGGATTGGCACGGTAGCTTCGAGAACTACGCAGATGACAAAGCACGTGTTCTGCGAGCCGGCACGGCCGTTATTCCTGCACAGGAACCGGAGGTGTGGCGGACAATTGAACGTCTCCACAGGGCACCGGCGCAAAGTTCCCCGCTATGGGATTGTGCCTATGCTTTCAGCACAACCTCCGAGTTGGGGGAGATGGCGTCGATCGACAAGAAAAACATCGGGTTGGAAAACACGGTGACGGTCATCGATGGGTGGATCGTTGAATCGGATGCCTCGGGTAAGCAGAAGGTGCTTGCTTCTGCGGAAGGGATTTCTCCTCCGGGGCCAGCCGGTGTGGCAGATGCCGCTGCCGCCGCAGCCATGGCTCGCAGTGCTGGAGTGGATGCAGAAAGCATTGCTACTGCCCTAAAGAACTTTACCGTGCAGGCGCACCGTGGTCAGATCGTTTACAGCAGCGAGGGAATTACCTGGATCGATAACTCTAAAGCCACTAATCCACACGCTGCGGCGGCCGCTCTGCGCGGCCAAAGTAACGTGGTGTGGGTTGCCGGAGGGCAACTCAAAGGCGCCTCCGTAACGGAGCTGATTGAAGAGGTTAAAGATTCTTTGAAGGCTGTGGTCGTACTCGGCGTGGATCGGAAGGTCATCGCCGAAGCCATGGATACAATCGCACCAAACGTAGACGTTGCAGTCGTTGACAGCACTGACCCGCATGAGGCGATGGAACGAGTAGTCAGGGCTGCGCGCCAGTACGCCGACGATGGCGATAGCGTGATCTTGGCTCCAGCGGCGGCGTCCCTCGACATGTATACCGGAATGAGCCAGCGAGGCGATCTATTCGCTGAATACGCCATGAAAGGCAACTGA
- a CDS encoding peptidoglycan glycosyltransferase FtsW, producing the protein MTAPAPDRKHPQAKKKQAPNERRSAASSLNAVAGFISRVLSKPQTDYLVILTVTVLLVGLGLTMVLSSSMVTSRSSGGTVFTEFSRQSLIVLVGLVSMWFTMRIRPQTIRRLSRLLVIVAFALLVAVLIPGIGVGAEEVGSNSWIRIGSVGIQPSEVAKLALAVWGSASIAKRLHQSKDMRVVLGPTLGLGAMMLLAVLLQKDLGMMMSVGIVLLALAFFAGVNARLFYAMLAAVGVIGLAATIEQAYRSARFTTWIETLLLNFKDGSTQGAAYQSHQGILSLSDGGLTGLGLGQSRAKWFYLPEATNDFIFAVVGEELGFLGAMAVVVLFALLGWFGIRTALAHTDPFMRTLAATLTLGVVVQAFFNMGYVVGLWPMTGVQLPLISAGGSSAVITLMSLGLLANCARHEPAAVSSMQHEGRPLVDRLLFLPEPQIVIAGTERRVERRNTTHRYGDPVTRQRGTAGRTSQDVRKDRDRLAESKRRNGTETMERGYDGRRRSALPQARKPRSNYGRSLHSDHFHRPDSRRH; encoded by the coding sequence ATGACGGCACCCGCACCTGATCGCAAACATCCGCAGGCGAAGAAAAAGCAGGCACCCAACGAGCGTCGCTCTGCCGCCTCATCCTTGAATGCCGTGGCGGGTTTTATCTCCCGGGTTTTGTCCAAACCACAAACTGATTACCTGGTGATACTCACAGTGACGGTACTGCTCGTGGGACTCGGCCTCACCATGGTGCTCAGTTCCTCCATGGTGACCTCCCGCTCCAGTGGCGGAACGGTGTTCACAGAATTCAGCCGCCAGTCGCTAATCGTGCTAGTCGGTCTGGTGTCCATGTGGTTTACCATGCGCATCAGACCCCAAACTATTCGCCGACTCTCGCGCTTACTGGTGATAGTGGCTTTCGCTTTGCTGGTTGCGGTGTTGATCCCGGGAATCGGTGTGGGCGCTGAAGAGGTGGGTTCCAACTCGTGGATCCGCATTGGTTCGGTCGGTATTCAACCGTCGGAGGTTGCCAAATTAGCGTTGGCAGTGTGGGGCTCCGCGTCTATAGCTAAGCGCCTGCACCAGAGTAAAGATATGCGTGTGGTGTTGGGACCCACCCTAGGGCTTGGCGCGATGATGCTGCTAGCCGTTCTTCTTCAAAAAGACCTTGGCATGATGATGTCCGTTGGCATCGTTTTGCTTGCCCTGGCTTTCTTCGCTGGTGTCAATGCGCGCTTGTTCTACGCAATGTTAGCGGCGGTGGGAGTCATTGGCTTGGCGGCAACCATCGAGCAGGCCTATCGTTCAGCACGTTTTACAACATGGATTGAAACTTTGCTATTGAACTTTAAAGATGGTTCAACCCAAGGAGCGGCGTATCAATCCCACCAGGGAATTCTCAGCCTCTCCGATGGGGGACTTACCGGCCTGGGGCTGGGACAATCTCGCGCCAAGTGGTTCTACCTGCCGGAGGCCACCAACGACTTTATCTTCGCCGTCGTCGGGGAAGAACTGGGCTTCCTCGGTGCAATGGCGGTGGTTGTGCTTTTCGCACTGCTAGGCTGGTTCGGAATTCGTACGGCGTTGGCTCACACTGACCCATTCATGCGTACCCTTGCGGCGACATTGACCTTGGGGGTTGTTGTCCAGGCTTTCTTCAACATGGGCTATGTGGTGGGGTTGTGGCCGATGACCGGTGTGCAGTTGCCACTGATTTCTGCCGGCGGTTCCTCAGCAGTGATTACGCTGATGTCCCTCGGTCTCTTGGCCAACTGTGCACGTCATGAACCGGCTGCCGTGTCTTCCATGCAGCATGAAGGACGTCCACTGGTCGATCGTTTGTTGTTCCTGCCGGAACCGCAGATCGTGATCGCTGGTACAGAACGCCGTGTCGAGCGCAGAAACACTACTCATCGTTATGGCGACCCTGTGACTCGTCAACGTGGTACTGCTGGTCGTACTAGTCAAGACGTAAGGAAAGACCGCGACCGTCTGGCAGAGTCTAAGCGGCGCAACGGAACTGAGACCATGGAACGTGGCTACGATGGACGCAGACGCAGCGCTTTGCCACAGGCGCGCAAACCGCGTAGCAACTATGGCAGGTCGTTGCATTCTGATCATTTTCATCGTCCGGATTCAAGGAGGCATTAG
- a CDS encoding peptidoglycan D,D-transpeptidase FtsI family protein, whose product MILDNSSARFNKRVRMILAVIVLLVSALVLRLTWVQLIAGPSLASQAQMQRTAVITEPAHRGAITDRNGKILAYTMEARSLSVHPKRLMDFMQERHDLDPDNVPEPKQRLEEIINELPKMINDEGDDIRSEDLREKLTADSNYEVLVRNVDPDVAQEVVKKFPEITSERQDIRQYPNGAVAENVIGKISMDNQGQFGLELSQDGRLQGINGSRTVDVAGDGYAIPGSTRDEHPAVNGDAFELTLDLDAQTVIQQQVQQAREKSGAKSANAVVLDAHTGEIVAMASSDTINPNGDIDKQLKQNKVFGDRTTANSYEPGSVAKVMTAAAALQEGKTTPDEVLQVPGQIEMAGVTVKDAWSHGVVPFTTTGIFGKSSNVGTLMLAQRVGEEKMYEYFRNFGIGQATGVGLPYETAGYMPELSQWSGGTFANLPIGQGMSMSLLQMTSIYQTLANDGVRVEPRIIRSVTTADGSVLPAEEPKKTTVVSPGTARKTIDMFRAVTQSDPTGVQQGTGYKAAIDGYQVSGKTGTAQQIDEKTGAYSNSQYWITFAGVAPADNPRFVVGIMLDDPKRGTDGSGGQSAAPLYHDIASWLMDHYNVPLSADPGPKLMLEKK is encoded by the coding sequence ATGATCCTGGATAACTCATCCGCCCGTTTCAATAAGCGCGTTCGCATGATCCTGGCGGTGATCGTACTCCTTGTCTCGGCTCTCGTACTTCGATTGACCTGGGTTCAGCTTATTGCTGGTCCTTCTTTGGCATCCCAAGCCCAAATGCAGCGCACGGCCGTAATCACCGAACCTGCCCACCGTGGCGCCATCACGGATCGTAATGGAAAGATCCTCGCGTACACGATGGAAGCGCGTTCCCTCTCCGTCCACCCGAAGCGCCTCATGGATTTCATGCAGGAACGCCACGACCTGGATCCGGATAACGTCCCAGAACCAAAGCAACGCCTTGAGGAGATCATCAACGAACTTCCAAAGATGATCAACGATGAGGGAGACGACATCCGCAGTGAGGATCTCCGTGAAAAACTCACCGCCGATTCCAACTACGAAGTTTTGGTACGCAATGTTGACCCAGATGTGGCACAGGAAGTAGTGAAGAAATTCCCGGAGATTACCTCCGAGCGTCAGGACATTCGTCAATACCCAAATGGAGCCGTTGCGGAGAATGTCATCGGCAAGATCAGCATGGACAATCAGGGGCAATTCGGCCTTGAATTGTCACAGGATGGCCGTCTCCAAGGTATCAATGGCTCCCGCACCGTCGACGTGGCTGGAGACGGCTACGCTATCCCCGGTTCGACACGTGATGAGCATCCTGCGGTCAATGGAGATGCTTTTGAACTGACTCTTGACTTGGATGCTCAGACAGTCATTCAGCAGCAAGTTCAACAGGCTCGGGAAAAGTCCGGTGCAAAGTCGGCAAACGCCGTCGTGTTAGATGCACACACTGGGGAAATCGTGGCAATGGCGTCGTCGGATACCATCAATCCGAATGGAGACATTGACAAGCAGCTGAAACAAAACAAGGTTTTCGGTGATAGGACTACTGCCAACTCCTATGAGCCAGGATCCGTAGCAAAGGTGATGACCGCTGCTGCGGCGCTTCAGGAGGGAAAGACTACTCCGGACGAAGTGCTGCAGGTTCCGGGGCAGATTGAAATGGCTGGAGTCACCGTCAAAGATGCCTGGTCCCATGGAGTAGTTCCCTTCACCACCACAGGAATTTTCGGTAAGTCGTCAAACGTCGGCACGCTGATGCTGGCCCAGCGTGTGGGTGAGGAGAAAATGTACGAATACTTCCGTAACTTTGGAATTGGCCAAGCTACGGGGGTGGGGCTGCCATATGAAACGGCGGGGTATATGCCCGAGCTGAGTCAGTGGTCCGGAGGCACCTTTGCCAACTTGCCGATCGGGCAGGGAATGTCCATGAGCTTGTTGCAGATGACCAGTATTTATCAGACCTTGGCCAATGATGGTGTCCGCGTAGAACCTCGTATCATCCGCTCGGTCACCACCGCCGATGGGTCAGTATTGCCTGCGGAGGAACCGAAGAAAACGACTGTTGTTTCCCCCGGGACCGCGCGCAAAACCATTGACATGTTCCGTGCTGTCACTCAGTCAGACCCCACCGGCGTACAGCAAGGCACCGGGTATAAGGCAGCGATTGATGGATACCAGGTCTCAGGAAAAACGGGTACCGCTCAACAGATTGACGAAAAGACGGGGGCGTATTCCAATTCTCAGTATTGGATCACTTTCGCGGGCGTGGCTCCAGCCGATAATCCACGTTTTGTCGTGGGCATCATGTTGGATGATCCGAAGCGAGGCACTGATGGCAGTGGCGGGCAGTCTGCAGCGCCGCTTTATCACGACATTGCGTCCTGGTTGATGGATCATTACAACGTGCCACTATCTGCTGACCCCGGACCAAAACTGATGTTGGAGAAGAAATAA
- a CDS encoding UDP-N-acetylmuramoyl-tripeptide--D-alanyl-D-alanine ligase, whose amino-acid sequence MIELTIGEIATVTGGQLINGADADAVITGPVEFDSRAITPGSIFMALPGARVDGHAFCEGALRNGAGLLLVGHPVEEPALLAAPAETTPEASNATAFEHDSDGYGAAVLAAVDRLARYNTDRLAEEEGMTVVGVTGSAGKTSTKDLIGAVLRTAGETVAPPGSFNNEIGLPYTALRAGRSTRFLVSEMSARGVGHIRHLTEVTPPHIGVVLNVGSAHLGEFGSREAIAQAKGELVEALPSDGVAVLNTDDDQVSAMESRTAARVVRYSTSEAAGQAGQADYYATNITLDEVARAAFDLHHPHGEPVHVHLGVFGVHQVSNALAAAAVGMETGISPHTVAQALSEHVAASANRMDVRTRADGVTIINDSYNANPESMRAGIEALAYTSGGRAEASSWAVLGQMGELGEEGTDEHSELGEFLGSRGVDNVIVVGNGVNQRALFESAKSAGINTRLVENIDAAVNMIDLELRPRDVVLVKASYADGLWGVAEGLLASRRIGQTEGEN is encoded by the coding sequence ATGATTGAGTTAACTATTGGAGAAATCGCCACCGTCACGGGCGGCCAACTGATCAACGGGGCGGATGCAGATGCGGTTATTACCGGGCCTGTGGAATTTGATTCCCGCGCCATTACCCCTGGAAGCATTTTCATGGCACTGCCAGGCGCGCGAGTGGACGGACATGCTTTCTGTGAAGGTGCCTTGAGAAACGGTGCGGGACTGCTCCTCGTCGGGCATCCAGTCGAAGAACCAGCATTGCTGGCGGCGCCAGCTGAAACAACACCGGAGGCATCGAATGCCACCGCTTTTGAACACGATAGTGATGGTTATGGAGCGGCAGTTTTGGCTGCCGTGGACCGACTTGCTCGGTACAACACGGATCGCCTCGCGGAAGAAGAGGGAATGACCGTGGTGGGGGTGACTGGATCCGCTGGTAAGACGTCCACTAAGGATCTCATCGGCGCGGTGTTGCGCACGGCCGGGGAAACGGTAGCACCCCCAGGAAGCTTTAATAACGAGATCGGCCTGCCCTATACAGCGTTGAGAGCCGGTCGTAGTACGCGATTCCTCGTATCTGAGATGTCAGCCCGAGGGGTGGGCCATATTCGCCACTTGACCGAAGTTACCCCTCCACACATCGGCGTAGTGCTTAATGTGGGCTCGGCACACCTCGGGGAATTTGGTTCTCGAGAGGCTATCGCGCAGGCCAAGGGTGAGCTGGTGGAAGCCCTACCTTCCGATGGCGTGGCCGTGCTCAATACAGATGACGACCAGGTCAGTGCGATGGAGTCACGCACGGCTGCTCGAGTGGTGCGGTATTCAACATCCGAGGCAGCAGGTCAGGCGGGACAAGCGGACTACTATGCCACAAACATCACACTCGACGAAGTCGCCCGCGCTGCATTTGACCTGCATCACCCACACGGAGAGCCGGTGCATGTTCACTTAGGAGTCTTTGGAGTACATCAAGTATCCAACGCGCTTGCTGCGGCTGCGGTCGGCATGGAGACAGGAATCAGTCCGCACACGGTGGCTCAAGCGCTGTCTGAGCATGTTGCTGCCAGTGCCAACCGCATGGATGTGCGAACCCGTGCGGATGGTGTGACAATCATCAACGATTCCTATAACGCCAACCCGGAATCCATGCGTGCTGGCATTGAAGCTCTCGCCTACACCTCTGGTGGCAGGGCAGAGGCTTCCAGCTGGGCCGTGTTGGGACAGATGGGTGAGCTGGGCGAGGAAGGAACTGACGAACACTCCGAGTTGGGTGAGTTCTTGGGGTCCCGTGGCGTAGATAATGTGATCGTGGTTGGCAATGGCGTTAATCAACGCGCGTTGTTTGAATCGGCAAAATCCGCGGGGATTAACACGCGTCTAGTCGAAAATATCGATGCTGCTGTGAACATGATTGACTTGGAACTGCGCCCTCGTGACGTGGTGTTAGTGAAAGCCTCTTATGCTGACGGGCTGTGGGGCGTTGCTGAAGGACTGCTGGCTAGTCGCCGCATTGGTCAGACAGAAGGAGAGAACTAA
- a CDS encoding UDP-N-acetylmuramoyl-L-alanyl-D-glutamate--2,6-diaminopimelate ligase translates to MTTLTRLVEITDGEIRRGSGASTEDVADLRVTSATLDSSQVQAGGLFCGVPGTRTHGAAFAAESGAVAVMTDAAGADIVAEQDPDLPVLVVDDVRRWMGDVAAEIYGHPSDQLKIIGITGTSGKTTTSYLVAKALMGAHSVGIIGTTGTRINGQPVPTKLTTPEAPTMQALLARMVHEGVTHVVMEVSSHALALGRVRGINFDVAAFTNLSQDHLDFHPTMDDYFATKATLFSHTYGNPSPVICVDDAWGQRLAHMVQRPDMCTVATSSDAANPLLSLPGTHWLVRKVEVRSTGEQRIYVTRSGEACSAASSDVDYQISLAGSFNVANSLLALGCVEALGEPECLGCIEDVARSIQDVQVPGRMQSVNAGQDFLALVDYAHKPGAVAGVVGTLRDYMPDPAGRIAMVLGAGGNRDRDKRPKMGYEAARVADAVFVTDDNPRDEDPSHIRAMVREGADKAASERMGSEVLVEEVADRAEAIQRAVEWAKPGDAVVVAGKGHEKGQLIAGVMHDFDDVEVLKASLRSKVAESSGLRSDDRES, encoded by the coding sequence ATGACTACGCTGACCCGGCTTGTTGAGATCACGGACGGTGAAATCCGCCGTGGATCCGGAGCGTCCACCGAAGACGTCGCCGACCTCCGCGTGACCTCCGCGACCTTGGATTCTTCCCAGGTTCAGGCCGGTGGTTTATTTTGTGGTGTGCCAGGAACCCGTACCCACGGGGCAGCTTTCGCCGCCGAATCAGGTGCAGTAGCTGTGATGACCGATGCCGCCGGAGCGGACATCGTTGCGGAACAGGATCCCGACCTCCCTGTGCTTGTGGTCGACGATGTACGCCGGTGGATGGGCGACGTAGCGGCCGAGATATACGGGCACCCTTCTGATCAATTAAAGATTATCGGCATCACCGGGACATCGGGTAAGACGACGACTTCTTATCTGGTGGCAAAAGCCCTCATGGGTGCACACTCCGTGGGGATCATAGGGACGACAGGTACGCGGATTAACGGGCAGCCCGTCCCCACCAAGCTCACCACCCCTGAAGCGCCAACGATGCAAGCTTTACTTGCACGGATGGTGCACGAGGGTGTCACACACGTGGTGATGGAGGTCTCTTCGCACGCGCTTGCTCTCGGTCGCGTGCGTGGCATTAACTTCGATGTCGCCGCCTTTACTAACCTGAGCCAGGATCATCTGGATTTTCATCCCACGATGGATGACTATTTTGCTACCAAGGCCACGCTTTTCAGCCACACCTATGGCAACCCTTCTCCCGTGATATGCGTAGACGACGCGTGGGGGCAACGCTTGGCTCATATGGTTCAACGCCCAGATATGTGCACGGTCGCGACGAGTTCCGACGCCGCTAACCCTCTCCTTTCCCTCCCCGGAACGCACTGGCTGGTTAGGAAGGTGGAGGTGCGTTCTACGGGTGAGCAAAGGATTTATGTGACACGCAGTGGTGAAGCCTGCAGTGCTGCGTCGAGCGATGTTGATTATCAGATCTCTCTAGCGGGCAGCTTTAATGTGGCTAACAGTCTCCTCGCGTTGGGGTGTGTTGAGGCTCTGGGTGAGCCGGAGTGTCTGGGGTGTATTGAGGATGTTGCCCGCAGCATTCAGGATGTGCAGGTACCGGGCCGTATGCAGTCAGTAAACGCTGGTCAGGATTTCTTGGCGCTGGTGGATTATGCGCACAAACCCGGGGCGGTGGCCGGAGTCGTTGGAACTCTGAGGGACTATATGCCTGACCCTGCGGGGCGTATTGCCATGGTGCTTGGTGCGGGAGGAAATCGCGATCGCGATAAGCGCCCGAAGATGGGATATGAAGCTGCTCGAGTTGCCGACGCCGTCTTCGTCACCGACGATAATCCGCGAGACGAAGATCCCTCTCACATCCGTGCGATGGTCCGTGAAGGAGCGGACAAGGCTGCGTCGGAACGAATGGGCAGTGAGGTACTCGTTGAGGAGGTTGCCGACCGAGCCGAGGCTATTCAACGAGCAGTTGAGTGGGCTAAGCCAGGAGACGCTGTCGTGGTTGCAGGAAAAGGTCACGAAAAAGGTCAGTTAATTGCGGGAGTGATGCACGATTTCGACGATGTTGAGGTGCTCAAGGCTTCTTTGCGAAGCAAGGTAGCTGAGTCGAGCGGCTTGAGGAGCGATGACAGAGAATCATGA
- the rsmH gene encoding 16S rRNA (cytosine(1402)-N(4))-methyltransferase RsmH — MSSTQQYGHVPVMRDRMVELVGAGVNSELAPATPIVVDGTLGAGGHTEAFLERFPHIVVIGLDRDPHALAKAEERLARFGERFLSYRCRFDQITEAIDVLAARNALPVNVRETGISGFLFDLGVSSMQLDQAERGFAYSVDAPLDMRMDPTTRLTAADILNNYSHGDLARVLRTYGDERFAGKIASAVVREREKAPFSNSARLVELLYATIPAASRRTGGHPAKRTFQALRVEVNAELEALKRVIPEASSWLHIGGTGVFMSYQSLEDKIVKKALSEMTSSKTPVGLPMDLPGAEAEFELRTRGAEKASSEEIELNPRAAPVRVRAASRVSMRDYAKFPVPPR; from the coding sequence ATGAGTTCAACCCAGCAGTATGGACACGTCCCCGTCATGCGAGACCGCATGGTCGAGCTCGTAGGCGCGGGCGTGAATTCGGAACTAGCACCCGCCACTCCCATCGTCGTGGATGGAACGCTAGGCGCAGGGGGGCATACCGAGGCCTTTTTGGAAAGATTTCCTCACATCGTGGTTATCGGGCTAGACCGCGACCCTCATGCTCTGGCGAAAGCCGAAGAACGTCTTGCGCGTTTTGGCGAGCGTTTCCTTAGCTACCGTTGCCGCTTCGACCAGATCACTGAGGCAATCGATGTATTGGCTGCCCGCAATGCACTGCCTGTGAATGTCCGCGAAACTGGTATTTCCGGATTTCTTTTTGACCTAGGCGTTTCTTCGATGCAGCTCGACCAGGCTGAACGTGGGTTCGCTTATAGCGTGGACGCCCCACTGGATATGCGAATGGATCCAACCACGAGGCTGACAGCCGCGGACATTCTCAATAACTATTCACACGGCGACCTCGCTCGAGTTTTGCGAACCTATGGCGATGAGCGCTTCGCAGGGAAGATTGCCAGCGCGGTTGTGCGTGAACGCGAAAAAGCACCGTTTAGCAACTCGGCGCGCTTGGTGGAACTGCTCTATGCAACTATCCCAGCAGCTTCCCGGCGTACCGGTGGACACCCCGCGAAACGCACGTTCCAAGCCTTGCGTGTTGAAGTCAATGCTGAGTTAGAGGCACTGAAGAGGGTGATTCCTGAAGCAAGCTCGTGGCTTCACATTGGAGGTACGGGGGTGTTCATGAGTTACCAGAGCCTCGAGGACAAGATCGTGAAGAAAGCGCTCAGCGAGATGACGTCTTCTAAAACGCCAGTGGGATTGCCGATGGATTTGCCGGGAGCCGAGGCGGAATTTGAACTACGGACACGAGGAGCAGAAAAAGCGTCATCGGAGGAAATTGAACTCAACCCCCGCGCCGCTCCTGTGCGGGTGAGGGCCGCTAGCAGGGTGAGTATGCGGGACTACGCAAAATTTCCGGTGCCGCCAAGATAA